One genomic segment of Candidatus Eisenbacteria bacterium includes these proteins:
- a CDS encoding biopolymer transporter ExbD has translation MARDEFHPLSQINVTPLVDVILVLLIIFMLTAPLLKEGLDVDLPKAEAQGIDMSDAWILTVTRDGTLYLNERKMMPEELEAAVRTTVLPSGGREVYVRGDAQVPYGVVVRLVGVLKRSGIEAVGLVTQPEERSHAGS, from the coding sequence TTGGCTCGAGACGAGTTCCATCCCCTCTCCCAGATCAACGTCACGCCGCTCGTGGACGTCATCCTCGTCCTCCTTATCATCTTCATGCTCACCGCTCCTCTCCTCAAGGAGGGGCTCGACGTCGATCTTCCGAAGGCGGAGGCGCAGGGGATCGACATGAGCGACGCGTGGATCCTCACGGTGACCCGCGACGGCACCCTCTACCTCAACGAGAGGAAGATGATGCCCGAGGAGCTCGAGGCGGCGGTCCGAACGACGGTGCTCCCCTCCGGAGGGAGGGAGGTCTATGTCCGGGGCGACGCGCAAGTTCCATACGGCGTGGTGGTCCGTCTCGTCGGGGTCCTCAAGCGCTCGGGAATCGAAGCGGTCGGCCTCGTCACGCAGCCGGAGGAGCGCTCCCATGCGGGTTCCTAG